The region GCTGGACGCTGGCGCCGAGGCCCCGCAGCAACCGTTTCAAAGCCGCTTCGGCTGTTAAGCGACCGTTGACCGCTGGCGTAGGAAGCGCCGCGAGCGACTGGTCGGAAATGCCGATGCTCGATCCCGTCTGACGGCCGAGCAGGATCACCGCCTCGCCCAGCCTTCCGGGGGCGATGCTGACCATCTGTCTGTCCGCCGCATGAGCAGGAACTGCGGCCGCGATTGCTAGGGCGGTGACGAAAATGATGTCAGCGTGCCGGTGCATCCCCTTCCTTCAACAGCCAGCCGTCGCCCTGCCGGACGGCGGAAAGGCCCATGAGAGGGGCGGCGGCGGCGAAAAAACGGGGCGCGTTACGATCGATCCGTATCGTGCCCGTGAAGCGGGACGCTCCTGCCACGGGAGTCGCAGTCACACGGACGCCCAGCGACCGGGCGATGTCCGCGCTGATCTGCGCCACAGGCATGTTGTCGTAGCTGAGCCGCCCCTGACGCCAACTGGCGACGGTGTCGGGGGCGACATTCATGACATGCAGCCCGCTGGCGTCCTGCGTCAGCCCGCGACCGGCGGGGAGGGAGATGGCCTGCGCCTGCGGGTTATAGATGACCTCGCCTTCCGACACGCCGATGCGCGTCACGCCCGCGCTATGGACGATATTGAAGACGGTGCCCGCATCCTCGAACACGGCTTCGCCGACCGTGACGCGGAAGGGATCGCTGGCGTCATGGCGCACGGTGAAGGCGGCTTCTCCGCTGTCCAGCGCGGCGAAGCGGCTGTCCTTATGATCCAGCCGCAGCGTCGTGCCGCCGTTCATGTCGATGCGCGTGCCGTCGTCCAGAGCGATGCTGCGCGTTTCGCCGGGGCGCGTGGTGACGGTGTAGATGTCGGAGCGGTTCCAGCTGGCGACCGAAAGCGCGGCGACCAGGGCGGCGGCCATCGCCCCGCCGCCGATCCAGCGCATCGGCCGCCATTGTCGCTGACCCGGATCATTGGCGGGCGTGGAGGGAAAGACCGGATCGGCCGGTACGATGTCCGCCAGGTCGGCGTCGGCTGCCATCAGTTCATCATAGGCAGACGCATGTGCAGGGTCAGCCTCCAGCCACAGGGTGAAGGCGTCCCAATCCATAAAATCCGGATCGCGCGTGCGGATGACCCATCCGAGCGCTTCCTCGTGCAACATCAGGTTGGCCCCTGTCATATACGCCCCCTTGCCGCGAGAGACGCCGCCAGCTTGCTCATTCCGTATCCAGCCTTTGCCGAAGGGCCATCAGCGCGCGATAGGCCTTTTGCAGATCCTTCTCCACCGTGGTCAGGCTGACGCCCAGTTCCTCCGCGATCATCCGCTGCCCGACCCCCTCGATCCGGAACCGGCGAAAGACAAGTTCGACGCGAGGGCCAAGGTCGCGCAGCACGGCTTCGGCCTCTTGCAGACGCTCGGCCAGGATCATTCGTTCATCGACGGCTATGTCCTCGCTGGGGTCGGCCATGACGCCGCCGGCGCCTTCCGCCCAGTCCTGCTCCCTTTTCCCCCGGCGCGTGGCGGAGCGATAGCGGTCGAGCATCAGATTGTTCGCGGTCCTGTACAGATAGGGCAGCGGATTTGCGATGGGGCCAAGATCCTTGGCCTCCAGCTTCATCCACATGTCCTGCAACAGATCCTCGGCGTCTTCGCCCGCGCCGCGCGCGCGCAGGAAGCGCAGCAACGCAGGGCGGTTCGCCAGAAATATCGATGATAGGCCAGTGGCCATGCCCGTTTGGGTCCTGTGCTGATGAGGCGGGTTGAGATAGAGGGCCGGACGGGGCTTTGGCAATGGACAAGCGAAGGTCGCAGCCGCCATTGTCCTCAAGGCGGGGCTGCTCTAGCCGGAGGAGGCAGGGCGCATGTGGAGGCAGAATGCAGGCGACGACCAGGGTTGACGTAGCGGCAGCGGAAGCGTGCGGGATGGACGCGGCGCGGTTGGAAGCGCTGGCTCACGCACTGCACGACAATTATGTCGCGACAGGCAAACTTCCCCATTTGCGGTTGCTGGTCTCGCGGGACGAGCGCGTGCTGTTGTCGCATGTCAGTGGCATGAGCCGGGCGACGGGCGAGTTGCTGACGGATGACTCGCTGTTTCGGATTGCGTCGATGACGAAGCCGGTCACATCGCTCGCCTTCATGATGCTGGTCGAGCAGGGGCTTGTCGCGCTGGGCGATCCGGTGACAAATGTCCTGCCGGAATTTTCAAGGCTGCGCGTCGGGGGAGACCGGCGGCCGCTGCGCCAGCCGATGCGGATGATCGACCTGATGGGGCATATGTCCGGCCTGACATACGGTCTGCAGCGCCAGACAGCGATCGACGCGCGCTATCGCGAACTGGGTCTGGATGAATTTCAGCAGAAGCGCAGCCCTGATGAATTTATCGAGACGCTGGCGGAGTTGCCGCTGGAGTTTTCGCCCGGCGAACGCTGGAATTATTCGGTTTCCACCGATGTGCTGGGCGTGTTGGTTGAACGGCTTAGCGGGCAGACGCTGGACGCCTTTTTCGCGGAGCGCATCTTCACCCCGCTCGGCATGCGGGATACATTTTTCGAACTGCCCGAGGAGAAGGTGGATCGAATGACGGACGCGTGGCAGCTCGGCCTGGACGGGCGGCGATCCCTCTACGATCGCGGTGCGCGGAGCGGCTGGCGACGACGGTTGCGCTTTCGTTCGGGTGGCGGCGGGCTGATATCGACAGCGGCGGATTATCACCGGTTTGCACGGATGCTGATGCGGGGTGGCGAACTGGATGGCGTGCGCCTTGTGAAGGGCGACACGGTCGCCGGCATGTACGCCAATCACTTGCCCGGCGGCGGAGACCTCGCTCGTCATTCGGCGTCCATGTTCAGCGAGGCGGATTATGCGGGCGTTGGATTTGGCCTGGGCGTTGCGACCGACCTGACCAGCGGCGAATATTTTTGGGGCGGCGTATTTTCGACCTTTTTCTTCGTCAACCCTCAGGAAAAGATCATCGGTTTGCTGATGACGCAGCATTTGCCTTCCAATGTCTATCCGGTGCGCCGGGAATTTCGCAAAGGCATTCGCCGGGCGATCAGCGACAGACGGTGCTGATCACCTTATAAAGATTATGCTGCGCTGCAAAATTTGCTGTTGGCGAGAATGAGCGGGCTGTGCAATCATCGGGTTCGAATTCAGCCAAGGGGACCCAATGCCATGAACCTCAAAGGCAACGCCACGCTTCCCAAGCCTGCGCCCCGGCAAGTCGATCCGCAGGCTCTTGCCCATGAGATCGTCGAACGGCTGACCTATCGCCTGGGCAAGAATGCCGAGGCGGCAAAGCCCCATGACTGGCTGCATGCGGTGATCCTGTCGATCCGCGACCGGGTGATCGACGCGTGGATCGCATCCACGCAGAAAACCTATGAGGAACAGGGACGGAGGGTCTATTATCTGAGCCTGGAGTTCCTGATCGGGCGGCTGATGCGCGATGCGGCGTCCAACATGGAAATGCTGGACGATGTGCAGGCGGCGCTTAGCTCGCTGGGCGTGGACATCGACATTATCGCGGCGCTGGAGCCGGACGCTGCGCTGGGCAATGGTGGCCTGGGGCGGCTGGCGGCCTGTTTCATGGAAAGCATGGCGACGGTCGATGTGCCTGCCTATGGCTATGGCATCCGCTATGTGAACGGCATGTTCCGGCAGGAGATTTCGGACGGATGGCAGGTGGAGCTACCCGAAACCTGGCTGACGCACGGCAACCCTTGGGAATTCGAGCGGCGCGAGGCGAGCTATGAGATCGGCTTTGGCGGCCGGGTCGATCCGGCGGATGGCGATGAAGCCAGCCCTCACCAGATGCATTGGCGGCCCAGCGAACGGGTGATCGCGACGCCCTATGATACGCCGATAGCAGGCTGGCGGGGCAAGCGCGTCAACACGCTGCGGCTGTGGGAAGCGCAGCCCATCGACCCTATCCTGCTCGACCGGTTCAATGCGGGCGACCATCTGGGCGCACTGGCGGAAAGCAACCGGGCAGAGTCGCTGACGCGGGTGCTGTATCCGGCGGATAGTTCGCCGGCGGGGCAGGAACTGCGGCTGAGGCAGGAATATTTCTTCTCGTCCGCTTCGTTGCAGGACATCGTGCGGCGGCATCAGCAATATTTTGGCGACATCAGGACGCTGGCGGACAAGGCCGCGATCCAGCTCAATGACACGCACCCCGCCGTCGCCGTGGCGGAGTTGATGCGTATATTGCTCGACGATCACGGGATCGATTTTGACGAGGCGTGGGACATCACACGGCGGACGTTCAGCTATACCAACCACACGCTGTTGCCCGAGGCATTGGAAAGCTGGCCCGTGCCGCTGTTCGAGCGGTTGCTGCCCCGGCACATGCAGATTGTCTATGCGGTGAACAGTCGCCTGCTGGGCGAAGCGCGGCGGTCGGGACATTTTGACGACAAGGCGATCGGTGCGATTTCGCTGATCGACGAGGGGGGCGAGCGGCGGGTGCGGATGGGCAACCTGGCCTTTGCGGGATCCCATAGCGTCAACGGCGTGTCGGCGCTGCATACCGAGCTGATGAAAGAGACGGTGTTCGCCGATTTCCACCGGCTGTATCCAGCGCGGATCAACAACAAGACCAACGGCGTCACTTTCCGCCGCTGGCTGATGCAATGCAATCCCGGCCTGTTCGGATTGGTCCGTGAAGCGATTGGCGACCGGTTCATGGATGATCCCGAAGCGCTGCGCGATCTCGATCGCTTTGCCGACGACAGCGCCTTTCAGGAGAAATTCCTGGCCGTGAAACGGGCGAACAAGGTTGCGCTGGCAGACCTGCTGCGGAGCCGCGTGAATGCGCGGATCAACCCGGACGCGCTGTTCGATATCCAGATAAAGCGCATTCACGAATATAAGCGCCAGCTGCTGAACATCATCGAGGCGGTGTCGCTCTATGATCAGATCCGTTCGCACCCGGAGCGGGACTGGGCGCCGCGCGTCAAGCTGTTTGGGGGCAAGGCCGCGCCCAGCTATCACAACGCCAAGCTGATCATAAAGCTGGCAGGCGATGTTGCGCGAGCTGTCAATCATGACCCGGCGGTGCAGGGCCTGCTGAAGGTGCAGTTCGTGCCTAACTACAACGTCTCTATGGCCGAGATGATGATACCTGCGGCGGACCTGTCGGAGCAGATTTCGACCGCTGGCATGGAGGCGTCGGGCACCGGCAACATGAAGTTCGCGGTCAACGGCGCGCTGACGATCGGCACGCTGGACGGCGCGAATGTCGAGATGCGCGACCATGTGGGCGACGACAATATCTTCATATTCGGCCTGACCGCGCAGGAAGTGAACGAACGGCGCGCGAGCGGCTATAATCCACGCGAGGTTATCGAGCAGAGCCGTGAGCTGGGGCAGGCGTTGCAGGCGATCGCCAGCGGTGTCTTTTCCCCCGACGATCCAGGCCGTTACCGCGACTTGATCCAGGGGCTATATGACCATGACTGGTTCATGGTGGCGGCGGATTTCGAAAGCTATTCGTCGGCGCAGCGAAATGTCGATGCGGTCTGGCGCGATCAGGCGCAATGGGCCAAACTGGCGATCCACAATGTCGCGCGGATGGGGTGGTTTTCATCGGATCGGACCATAAGGGAATATGCGACCGATATCTGGAAGGTGATGTGATGACGGGCTGCATGCCCCGGTGCTGACGCCGGAAAAGATCGCCCGGCTGCTGGAGGGACGGGAGGACGATCCTTTCGCCACGCTGGGCGTTCATCCGGCGGACAAGGGTTTTACGGCCTGTGTGCTGCTGCCTGAAGCGGTCGATGTCACGGCATATCGGCTTGACGGTAAGCAGGTCGGCACATTGGCGCAGGTCGATGCGCGGGGGCTTTTTTGCGGCAACGTCGCGGTGAAAAAACGCCAGCCGCTGCGTTACCGCGCGACCTATGCCGACGGCGGCGAATATCAGATGATCGACCCCTATGGCTTTGGCCCGGTGCTGGGGCCGCTGGACGATTATTATTTCGCGGAAGGGTCGCACGGGCGGCTGTTCGACAAGATGGGCGCGCATCTCATCCGGCATGAAGGCGTTGAAGGCACCCATTTCGCTGTATGGGCGCCCAATGCCAAACGTGTGTCGGTGGTCGGCGACTTCAACCGATGGGATGGACGTCGGGGCCTGATGCGGCGGCGGCAGGATGCGGGCGTGTGGGAGATATTCCTGCCCGAGGTTGGGCCGGGGAGCCCATATAAGTTCGAGATCATGGGCGCGGACGGCGCGCTGTTGCCGTTGAAGGCAGATCCTTTCGCTTTCCGGTCGGAATTGCGCCCATCCACGGCCTCGATCGTGGCGGACCATCCCGGTCATGTCTGGGGTGATGAACGGCACCGCGGCTATTGGGCGAAGGTCGATCCGCGCCGCGAGGCCATTTCAATCTATGAGGTTCATGCCGGGTCCTGGCAGAAAGACGGGCACGGGAATTTCCTGAGCTGGGACGAATTGGCGAACCGCCTGATCCCCTATGTGGTGGGGATGGGCTTTACCCATATCGAGTTCCTGCCGGTCAGCGAATATCCCTATGATCCAAGCTGGGGGTATCAGACGACCGGCCTCTATGCCCCGACAGCACGGTTCGGCGAGCCTGACGGCTTCGCCCGCTTCGTGGATGGCGCCCATCGTGCGGGAGTGGGCGTGATACTCGATTGGGTGCCTGCGCATTTCCCGACCGATGCGCATGGGCTGGCGCGCTTCGATGGCACGGCGCTCTATGAGCATGAAGACCCGCGCAAGGGCTTTCATCCCGACTGGAACACCGCGATCTACAATTTCGGGCGGCGGGAGGTTGCCCAGTTTCTGATCAACAATGCGCTGTTCTGGGCCGAGCGTTATCATGTCGACGGACTGCGGGTGGATGCGGTCGCGTCGATGCTGTACCTCGACTATTCGCGCAAGGCAGGCGAGTGGATCCCCAACGCGCAGGGCGGCCGAGAGAATGTCGAAGCGGTCGATTTCATCCAGCAGATGAACAAGGCGCTATATGGCACCCATCGCGGCGTCATGACGATTGCCGAGGAATCGACCAGCTGGCCGAAGGTGTCGCACCCGGTGCATGAAGGCGGCCTGGGATTCGGGTTCAAATGGAATATGGGTTTCATGCACGACACGCTACGCTATCTGGCGCGCGATCCGGTGCATCGCGGCCACCATCATGACGACATCACTTTCGGCCTGCTCTACGCCTTTACCGAGAATTTCGTCCTGCCGCTGAGCCATGACGAAGTGGTGCATGGCAAGGGATCGTTGCTGCACAAGATGGCGGGGGATGACTGGCAGAAGTTCGCCACGCTGCGCGCCTATTATGCGATGATGTGGGGATATCCCGGCAAGAAGCTGCTGTTCATGGGGCAGGAATTTGCCCAGCGCCAGGAATGGAGCGAGGCGCGGGCGCTGGACTGGCATCTGCTGGAGCATGGTCCGCATCAGGGGGTGCAGCATCTGGTGAGCGACCTCAACCGGCTCTACCGGTCCCGCCCCGCACTGCACGCGCGCGACTGCGAGGCGGACGGATTTGAATGGGTGCTGGTGGATGCGGCTGCGGATTCCGTTTTCGCATGGGCGCGGCGAGCGCCGGGTGAAGCGCCGATCGTCGTCATCAGCCATTATACGCCGATACTGCG is a window of Sphingobium sp. MI1205 DNA encoding:
- a CDS encoding serine hydrolase domain-containing protein; its protein translation is MQATTRVDVAAAEACGMDAARLEALAHALHDNYVATGKLPHLRLLVSRDERVLLSHVSGMSRATGELLTDDSLFRIASMTKPVTSLAFMMLVEQGLVALGDPVTNVLPEFSRLRVGGDRRPLRQPMRMIDLMGHMSGLTYGLQRQTAIDARYRELGLDEFQQKRSPDEFIETLAELPLEFSPGERWNYSVSTDVLGVLVERLSGQTLDAFFAERIFTPLGMRDTFFELPEEKVDRMTDAWQLGLDGRRSLYDRGARSGWRRRLRFRSGGGGLISTAADYHRFARMLMRGGELDGVRLVKGDTVAGMYANHLPGGGDLARHSASMFSEADYAGVGFGLGVATDLTSGEYFWGGVFSTFFFVNPQEKIIGLLMTQHLPSNVYPVRREFRKGIRRAISDRRC
- a CDS encoding glycogen/starch/alpha-glucan phosphorylase → MNLKGNATLPKPAPRQVDPQALAHEIVERLTYRLGKNAEAAKPHDWLHAVILSIRDRVIDAWIASTQKTYEEQGRRVYYLSLEFLIGRLMRDAASNMEMLDDVQAALSSLGVDIDIIAALEPDAALGNGGLGRLAACFMESMATVDVPAYGYGIRYVNGMFRQEISDGWQVELPETWLTHGNPWEFERREASYEIGFGGRVDPADGDEASPHQMHWRPSERVIATPYDTPIAGWRGKRVNTLRLWEAQPIDPILLDRFNAGDHLGALAESNRAESLTRVLYPADSSPAGQELRLRQEYFFSSASLQDIVRRHQQYFGDIRTLADKAAIQLNDTHPAVAVAELMRILLDDHGIDFDEAWDITRRTFSYTNHTLLPEALESWPVPLFERLLPRHMQIVYAVNSRLLGEARRSGHFDDKAIGAISLIDEGGERRVRMGNLAFAGSHSVNGVSALHTELMKETVFADFHRLYPARINNKTNGVTFRRWLMQCNPGLFGLVREAIGDRFMDDPEALRDLDRFADDSAFQEKFLAVKRANKVALADLLRSRVNARINPDALFDIQIKRIHEYKRQLLNIIEAVSLYDQIRSHPERDWAPRVKLFGGKAAPSYHNAKLIIKLAGDVARAVNHDPAVQGLLKVQFVPNYNVSMAEMMIPAADLSEQISTAGMEASGTGNMKFAVNGALTIGTLDGANVEMRDHVGDDNIFIFGLTAQEVNERRASGYNPREVIEQSRELGQALQAIASGVFSPDDPGRYRDLIQGLYDHDWFMVAADFESYSSAQRNVDAVWRDQAQWAKLAIHNVARMGWFSSDRTIREYATDIWKVM
- a CDS encoding RNA polymerase sigma factor — encoded protein: MATGLSSIFLANRPALLRFLRARGAGEDAEDLLQDMWMKLEAKDLGPIANPLPYLYRTANNLMLDRYRSATRRGKREQDWAEGAGGVMADPSEDIAVDERMILAERLQEAEAVLRDLGPRVELVFRRFRIEGVGQRMIAEELGVSLTTVEKDLQKAYRALMALRQRLDTE
- a CDS encoding FecR family protein, whose amino-acid sequence is MLHEEALGWVIRTRDPDFMDWDAFTLWLEADPAHASAYDELMAADADLADIVPADPVFPSTPANDPGQRQWRPMRWIGGGAMAAALVAALSVASWNRSDIYTVTTRPGETRSIALDDGTRIDMNGGTTLRLDHKDSRFAALDSGEAAFTVRHDASDPFRVTVGEAVFEDAGTVFNIVHSAGVTRIGVSEGEVIYNPQAQAISLPAGRGLTQDASGLHVMNVAPDTVASWRQGRLSYDNMPVAQISADIARSLGVRVTATPVAGASRFTGTIRIDRNAPRFFAAAAPLMGLSAVRQGDGWLLKEGDAPAR
- the glgB gene encoding 1,4-alpha-glucan branching protein GlgB, encoding MLTPEKIARLLEGREDDPFATLGVHPADKGFTACVLLPEAVDVTAYRLDGKQVGTLAQVDARGLFCGNVAVKKRQPLRYRATYADGGEYQMIDPYGFGPVLGPLDDYYFAEGSHGRLFDKMGAHLIRHEGVEGTHFAVWAPNAKRVSVVGDFNRWDGRRGLMRRRQDAGVWEIFLPEVGPGSPYKFEIMGADGALLPLKADPFAFRSELRPSTASIVADHPGHVWGDERHRGYWAKVDPRREAISIYEVHAGSWQKDGHGNFLSWDELANRLIPYVVGMGFTHIEFLPVSEYPYDPSWGYQTTGLYAPTARFGEPDGFARFVDGAHRAGVGVILDWVPAHFPTDAHGLARFDGTALYEHEDPRKGFHPDWNTAIYNFGRREVAQFLINNALFWAERYHVDGLRVDAVASMLYLDYSRKAGEWIPNAQGGRENVEAVDFIQQMNKALYGTHRGVMTIAEESTSWPKVSHPVHEGGLGFGFKWNMGFMHDTLRYLARDPVHRGHHHDDITFGLLYAFTENFVLPLSHDEVVHGKGSLLHKMAGDDWQKFATLRAYYAMMWGYPGKKLLFMGQEFAQRQEWSEARALDWHLLEHGPHQGVQHLVSDLNRLYRSRPALHARDCEADGFEWVLVDAAADSVFAWARRAPGEAPIVVISHYTPILRQNYRIRLPAAGRWREIMNSDSADYDGSGAGNLGSVFADDDGWAEIVIPPLATLMLELDY